The region CATTGGCTCTCACCGCCTGGGTGATTTCGGCACCTCCTAAAAGCCTTGCAAGCTCCTCTATCACCTCTTCCCCGGTTAACCGGTGTATGGAGGTGGCCGTCCGGCCTTCTTCCACTGCTTTTGCAATCTCGTAATGGCAGTCTGCCATAGCTGCGATCTGGGGCAGATGAGTGATGCAGATCACCTGATGGTTCCCGGCAATGTAAGCCAGCTTTTCCGACACTTTCTGGGCCGTACGTCCGCTGATTCCGGTGTCGATTTCATCAAAAATCAAAGTTGGAATGTCATCCGTATCTGCCAGCACCGTTTTAATGGCCAGCATGATCCTGGACAGTTCTCCGCCGGAAGCCACCATTCCCAAGGGCTTTAACGGCTCTCCAGGGTTGGTGGAGATCAAAAATTCCGCTTCGTCAAAGCCCCCTGCCGTATAGTGGCCAAGGCGTGAAAACTCCATGGAAAATTCCACATCAATGAAATTTAAGTCGTTCAGCCCTTCCTTTATTTTTTCCGTCAGTTCCTTGGCCGTATGTTTTCTCATTTCGGATAAACGCTCCGAAAGGTGCTCCAGCCGGTCCGAAACTCTATAAAACTCTTCCTCCGTCCTTTTTTTTGCACCGTCATAATCCTCCAGCTCTTCCAGGCGATTCTGCTTTTCTTCTCGATTGGTAAAAATCTGGTCCAGGCTTCCCCCGTACTTTGCTTCCAGATTATGGATCACATCAAGCCGCTCTTCCATCTGACTGTATTCCTCTTCATCAAAGGACAGATCATCCATGTATGAGGTTATTTCCCGGTTGATATCGCTTAAGATGGAGTCCGCGTCAAAAAGCTGGTCCCTGATGGTGGATAGCCTGTCATCATAGGAAGCAACTGACTCCACCTCTTTTAAAGCCCGGCTGATGAAATCCGAGTCAACAGCGGAATAGGCGATGGAAAGGCTTTCGGTTATTTTTTTTGCATTCAAAAACAGACGGTATCTGGAAGACAGTTCCTCCTTTTCCCCTTCCTTTAATCTGGCATTTTCAATCTCTTCTATCTCATAGCGGATAAAGTCCATTTCCCTGAGCCTGGACTCTTCATCAAGACGGAAGGAGGAAAGGCGGTCCTTTAACCGGACATATTCCCCATATGTAACTGCAATATTCTCTTTTAGTTCATGGGACTTTTTCTCCTGGTAGCGGTCCAGAATCTCAAGATGTTTTGATTTGTAGAGTAAAGACTGATGTTCATGCTGTCCATGAATATCGATGAGAAGACCCGTAATGTCCCGCAGCTTCCCTGCGGTCACGGTTTCGTCATTGATTTTGCTCAAGCTTCTGGAGGGCATGATCTTTTTTGAAATAATCACCGTACCGTCTCCATCGGGATAAACGTCCATTTCCTTTAACAGGCGGACTTTCTCCAGATCCCTGACCGAAAAGATCAGCTCAATGTAGGCGTATTCCGCGCCCTTTCGAATAATATCTTTTGGCGTTTTGCCCCCCAGGGCAATGGTAACAGAACCGATAATAATCGATTTACCGGCTCCGGTTTCGCCGGTGAGCACATTAAAGCCCTGTCCAAACTCCACATCTGCCTTTTCGATCAGGGCTAAGTTCCTTACGTGTAATTCTGAAAGCATGGCGGCCTCCTTTATCCCGTAATGAGTTTTTTTAGTTTGTCCATCATGAGAATGGTATCATCAGAGCTCCGAATGGCGCACATGATGGTGTCATCCCCTGCAATGCAGCCCACCATTTCACTGAAATGAAGGGCATCAAGGGCTGCCGCCACCGCCATGGCCATACCGGATACGGTCTTTATAACCAGAATGTTCTGTGCCATGTCCATGGATAAATAGCCGTCCCGAAGGATCCGGATGAATTTATCGCTGAAAGAGCCCTGGTTCTGAAGCACCACATACCTTTGTTTACCAGACTCAGACTGAACCTTAGTCAGTTTCAATTCCCTGATGTCTCTGGAAACCGTAGCCTGAGTGACTGCAAAGCCGGACTGATTCAAATAATCCGCCAGCTCCTCCTGGGTTTCGATCTCGTATTTTCCGATGAGTTCCACAATTTTGCTGTGTCGTTCCAGTTTCATAGTGCCCCTCCCTATATACCAGCCATCTTGTTGCGCAGGTTATCTAAAAATGATATGTTTTTCAGCTTTATCAGAATGGTCTTAATCTCAGACCGGCGAATCTCTATGCAATCGCCGGGATAAAGCTCCGTGGTAGTATCTCCGTCAAATACCGCTGCCTGGCATACGCCCCCTTTTCCAGTCATCTCAATCTGGATCCAGTCGTCAGCGGAAAGGACGATGCTCCTTGCCCCCAGAGCATGAGAACAGATTGGTGTCAGGACCACCATTTTGGAATCCGGAACAATGATCGGCCCTCCTGCGGAAAGATTGTAGGCAGTGGAACCGGTAGGCGTTGCTGCTATGAGTCCATCTGCCCGGTATTCATTTAAGTACTCCTGGTTTACATAAACCTTAAACTGCAGCATCTTTAAATTGTCACTTCTGGCTACGACAATCTCGTTTAAGGCAATATCCTGACAGACAGCCATTCCCTTCCGGTAAATGCTGCCTTCCAGCATCATCCGTTCTTCCAGCTTATAATCATTGGCAAGAAGGGCGGAAAGAGCGTCATTGATGTCCTCTGTGCGGGATACCTGGGTCAGGTACCCAAGGGTTCCCCGGTTAATCCCCATCATGGGAATATTTCGTCCTGCCAAATCTCTGGCCGCCTGTATCAGGGTTCCGTCCCCCCCTAAGGTAATGAGACATTCCGTTTCCTCCGGCACCATGGCAGCATCCGTATAATGGCTCTTTTCATGACGTTTATCCCGGCCTTCCCCTCCGATCAGGCAGACTGCCCCATGACCGGTAAGGTAATCGCGAATGGCGTTTGCAGTCTCTCTGGCACCCTTTTTGTCAGGGTTCATGATCACATAAAAATACTTCATAAAATCTCCTTACCTGCCAGAACAATCGCAATCCGCTTCGCTGCTTGCTTGTAACTGGCCGCTCTCGCGTCCTGTCAAAGCCCCGTGGGCCTCTTTTACAACTTTCTCCGGGTCTGGGTCTCTTTCCGGACATGCTTCGTCTAAACGGTGATTTTTTAAATGCAGAAGATATTCAATGTTCCCTTCCGGCCCCTTTATCGGAGAATATTCCAGATGAAGCACTTCAAAGCCAATGCTGGCTGCATGGGAAATCACCATCCGGATCACCTCCAGATGGACGGACTTTTCCCTTACCACGCCTTTTTTTCCCACCTTTTCCCGGCCGGCCTCAAACTGGGGCTTTATCAGGCAGACCACCTCTCCTTCATCCGTGAGAAGGGCTTTAACAGGTCCTAATACCTTTGTCAGGGAAATAAAGGAAACATCGATAGAGGAAAATTCAATCGGGTCTGCCAGATCCTCAGGAGTCACATAACGGATATTGGTTTTTTCCATGCAAACCACCCGTTTGTCATTCCGCAGCTTCCAGGCAAGCTGGCCATGGCCCACATCCACCGCATAAACCTTGGCTGCTCCGTTCTGGAGCATGCAATCCGTAAATCCACCGGTGGATGAACCAACATCCATGCACACCCTGCCTTCTAAGCTCAGTCCAAACTGTGTCATGGCCTTTTCAAGCTTTAAGCCTCCCCGGCTTACATACCGCAGTGTGTTTCCCCTTACTTCGATATTTGCATTTTCTTCAAATGTGGTGCCGGCCTTGTCCTCCTTTTCCCCGTCTACGTAGACGATCCCGGACATAATGACCGCTTTTGCCTTTTCCCTGGATTCGGCCAGTCCCAGCTTTACTAAAAGCACATCCAAACGTTCTTTCATTCCTTTTCCATTTCCCCTGTTTTATCTTTATAATATGTTTCTGATGAACGAAGAAAAACGCTCATTATTTCAATCTTTTCCACTCCGCGTTCTGGCGTTCCATATCCAGATATTCTTTTTTCAGCCTCCATATGATGGAATCGCTGTCAATTCCCAGTCCTTTCCGAAGCAGGGATACGTTGCCATGTTCCACATAGGAATCAGGCAGGGCGATATTCATGATCTTTACATGGGGGTAATGCTCATGGATATAAGTGGAAACTCCAGGTCCGTATCCTCCCTGAAGGACATTTTCCTCCATAATGACAATCAGCCAGTGCTTCTTTGCCAGCCGGTCCACCAGCTCTCTGTCAAAGGGCTTTACAAAGCGGCCATTGGCCAAGGTACAATTCCAGCCCTCTGCCTTCAGCTTCTGCCTTACATGCTCTCCCGTGCTCACCATGCTTCCCACCGCAAGAAGGGCAATATCACATTCCTCGTAAATCATCTCTCCCTTGCCGTATTCAATGGGAGCCCGAAAATTCTTTAAGCCCTGATAGGCCCCTCCTCTTGGATAACGCAATGCAAACGGACCGTTGTAGGACAAGGCAAATTCCAGCCCATCCATAAGCTCCCATAAATTCTTCGGTGCAAATACGCTCATATTAGGAATTGCAGTCAAATAGGATAAGTCAAAAATCCCCTGATGAGTCTCCCCGTCGCTGCCTACAAGGCCTGCTCGGTCTATGGCAAATACCACAGGCAGGTTCTGGATGCAAACATCATGAAGGATCTGGTCAAAGCTGCGCTGCAAAAAGGAGGAATAAACAGCCACAACCGGCTTTAAGCCACCTGCTGCCATTCCGGCCGCCGAGGTCACTGCATGTTCCTCTGCAATACCCACGTCAAAAAAGCGGTCAGGGTACAGGCGGGAAAACCTCTTTAAACCTGTTCCATCCGGCATGGCCGCCGTAACCGCCACGATTCTTTTATCCTGTTCCGCCAGACGGCAGATGGCTTTGGAAAACACATCGGTATAGCTGGGATCTTTTTTCTTCTTTTTCGGTTCCCCGGTAATTATATTAAAAGGCTCCACTCCGTGGAACTTGGAGGGGTTTCTCTCTGCCGGGGCATACCCCTTGCCTTTCTGGGTGATGACATGGACCAGAACGGTATGAGGTAGCTTCTTTGCTTCCCGCAGGGTTCTGGACAATGCCTTTACATTATGACCGTCCACAGGACCAAGGTAGGTGATCCCCATATTTTCAAACAGCATACCGGGAATGAGAAGCTGCTTGATTCCGTTCTTCGTCCTGCTGATCTTATCAATGATCTGTTCGCCAATCCCCGGAATCCTGGACAGTACATTGGTCACATGCCTTTTTAAGTCCAGATATCCTTCTCCGGTCCGGATGCTGTTTAAATAGGTAGACATGCCTCCCACATTTTCTGAGATGGACATGTTATTGTCGTTTAAAATGATGATAAAATTCTTATTCATTCTGGCTGCATTGTTTAAAGCCTCATAGGCCATGCCGCCGGTCAAGGCTCCGTCTCCGATGACGGATACTACAAAATGATCTTCTCCCAGAACATCTCTTGCCTGGGCCAGTCCCAGGCCGGCAGAAATGGAAGTGGAGCTGTGGCCGGTATCAAAGGCATCACAAGGACTTTCCTTTCTCTTTGGAAAGCCGCTTATGCCTCCGTATTGCCGCAGATCGTCAAATTCCTCTCTTCTGCCGCTTAATATTTTATGGGTATAGGACTGATGTCCTACATCCCAGATAACTTTATCCTTTGGAAGGTCAAAGGCCAGATAGATGGCCATGGTCAGTTCCACCACTCCTAAGTTGGAAGCAAGATGACCGCCTGTAACACTTATCTTTCCTACCAAAAAGTCACGGATTTCCTGGCTTAAAATATCAAGTTCCTGCTTTGACAGCTTTTTAATATCCTCAGGCCCGTTTATTAATTCCAGTATCATATTTTATCAGATCCTTTGTCTTACTTTTCCCGGTTCA is a window of [Clostridium] saccharolyticum WM1 DNA encoding:
- the recN gene encoding DNA repair protein RecN, with the translated sequence MLSELHVRNLALIEKADVEFGQGFNVLTGETGAGKSIIIGSVTIALGGKTPKDIIRKGAEYAYIELIFSVRDLEKVRLLKEMDVYPDGDGTVIISKKIMPSRSLSKINDETVTAGKLRDITGLLIDIHGQHEHQSLLYKSKHLEILDRYQEKKSHELKENIAVTYGEYVRLKDRLSSFRLDEESRLREMDFIRYEIEEIENARLKEGEKEELSSRYRLFLNAKKITESLSIAYSAVDSDFISRALKEVESVASYDDRLSTIRDQLFDADSILSDINREITSYMDDLSFDEEEYSQMEERLDVIHNLEAKYGGSLDQIFTNREEKQNRLEELEDYDGAKKRTEEEFYRVSDRLEHLSERLSEMRKHTAKELTEKIKEGLNDLNFIDVEFSMEFSRLGHYTAGGFDEAEFLISTNPGEPLKPLGMVASGGELSRIMLAIKTVLADTDDIPTLIFDEIDTGISGRTAQKVSEKLAYIAGNHQVICITHLPQIAAMADCHYEIAKAVEEGRTATSIHRLTGEEVIEELARLLGGAEITQAVRANAREMKRLAKEGR
- the argR gene encoding arginine repressor; this translates as MKLERHSKIVELIGKYEIETQEELADYLNQSGFAVTQATVSRDIRELKLTKVQSESGKQRYVVLQNQGSFSDKFIRILRDGYLSMDMAQNILVIKTVSGMAMAVAAALDALHFSEMVGCIAGDDTIMCAIRSSDDTILMMDKLKKLITG
- a CDS encoding NAD(+)/NADH kinase produces the protein MKYFYVIMNPDKKGARETANAIRDYLTGHGAVCLIGGEGRDKRHEKSHYTDAAMVPEETECLITLGGDGTLIQAARDLAGRNIPMMGINRGTLGYLTQVSRTEDINDALSALLANDYKLEERMMLEGSIYRKGMAVCQDIALNEIVVARSDNLKMLQFKVYVNQEYLNEYRADGLIAATPTGSTAYNLSAGGPIIVPDSKMVVLTPICSHALGARSIVLSADDWIQIEMTGKGGVCQAAVFDGDTTTELYPGDCIEIRRSEIKTILIKLKNISFLDNLRNKMAGI
- a CDS encoding TlyA family RNA methyltransferase — its product is MKERLDVLLVKLGLAESREKAKAVIMSGIVYVDGEKEDKAGTTFEENANIEVRGNTLRYVSRGGLKLEKAMTQFGLSLEGRVCMDVGSSTGGFTDCMLQNGAAKVYAVDVGHGQLAWKLRNDKRVVCMEKTNIRYVTPEDLADPIEFSSIDVSFISLTKVLGPVKALLTDEGEVVCLIKPQFEAGREKVGKKGVVREKSVHLEVIRMVISHAASIGFEVLHLEYSPIKGPEGNIEYLLHLKNHRLDEACPERDPDPEKVVKEAHGALTGRESGQLQASSEADCDCSGR
- the dxs gene encoding 1-deoxy-D-xylulose-5-phosphate synthase, translated to MILELINGPEDIKKLSKQELDILSQEIRDFLVGKISVTGGHLASNLGVVELTMAIYLAFDLPKDKVIWDVGHQSYTHKILSGRREEFDDLRQYGGISGFPKRKESPCDAFDTGHSSTSISAGLGLAQARDVLGEDHFVVSVIGDGALTGGMAYEALNNAARMNKNFIIILNDNNMSISENVGGMSTYLNSIRTGEGYLDLKRHVTNVLSRIPGIGEQIIDKISRTKNGIKQLLIPGMLFENMGITYLGPVDGHNVKALSRTLREAKKLPHTVLVHVITQKGKGYAPAERNPSKFHGVEPFNIITGEPKKKKKDPSYTDVFSKAICRLAEQDKRIVAVTAAMPDGTGLKRFSRLYPDRFFDVGIAEEHAVTSAAGMAAGGLKPVVAVYSSFLQRSFDQILHDVCIQNLPVVFAIDRAGLVGSDGETHQGIFDLSYLTAIPNMSVFAPKNLWELMDGLEFALSYNGPFALRYPRGGAYQGLKNFRAPIEYGKGEMIYEECDIALLAVGSMVSTGEHVRQKLKAEGWNCTLANGRFVKPFDRELVDRLAKKHWLIVIMEENVLQGGYGPGVSTYIHEHYPHVKIMNIALPDSYVEHGNVSLLRKGLGIDSDSIIWRLKKEYLDMERQNAEWKRLK